In Vicia villosa cultivar HV-30 ecotype Madison, WI unplaced genomic scaffold, Vvil1.0 ctg.001696F_1_1, whole genome shotgun sequence, a genomic segment contains:
- the LOC131636313 gene encoding uncharacterized protein LOC131636313, translating to MPSYVKFLKEILSNKKKIEDNETVTLTAECSALIQNKMPPKLKDPGSFSIPCNIGKFVIDKALCDLGASISLMPLSICEKLNMGELRPTKMSVQLAYRSIKYPVGVLENIPVCIGQFYIPTDFIIMDIKEDVNTPIILGRPFLATAGAIIDVKKGKLTFEVGEEKVEFILTQFLQAPAIEDTCYLVDVIDECIREIGLSEESYSDVIKILMPLIFEDDNWRSEYRDDNLRECLALTPNHMPCPKKPTLDLKPLPKTLRYEFLDNELKRPVIVNAKLGGTEIEKLLQVLRKYPSALGYNIADLKGISPSIYNIMEVFMDDFSVCGEDFEGCLSNLEKVLDRCVQVNLVLNWEKCHFMVKQGIVLGHVVSERGIEVDKAKIEVIENL from the exons ATGCCCTCATATGTTAAATTTCTCAAAGAAATcctatcaaataaaaaaaagataGAAGACAATGAGACCGTAACACTCACTGCCGAATGTAGTgcgttaattcaaaataaaatgccaCCTAAGCTGAAAGACCCAGGGAGTTTCTCCATACCTTGCAACATAGGAAAATTTGTCATAGACAAAGCTCtgtgcgacttaggagctagtattagcctaatgcctttgtccatttgcgAGAAGCTTAACATGGGAGAGCTAAGACCAACCAAGATGTCAGTACAACTTGCATACCGTTCCATTAAGTATCCTGTAGGTGTTCTTGAAAACATACCCGTCTGCATCGGACAATTTTACATCCCTACGGATTTCATAATTATGGACATAAAGGAAGACGTCAATACCCCTATAATCTTAGGAAGACCATTTCTGGCCACCGCTGGAGCTATTATAGACGTAAAGAAAGGCAAGTTGACATTCGAAGTAGGTGAGGAGAAGGTCGAATTTATTCTAACACAATTCCTTCAAGCCCCAGCTATAGAAGATACATGCTATCTGGTGGACGTTATTGATGAATGTATAAGAGAGATAGGATTATCAGAAGAATCTTACTCTGACGTTATAAAGATTCTGATGCCCCTGATTTTCGAAGATGACAATTGGCGTTCGGAGTATCGAGACGATAACTTAAgagaatgcttagctttaacaccCAACCATATGCCTTGCCCTAAGAAACCAACCTTGGACCTTAAACCATTACCCAAGACTCTTAGATATGAATTCCTAGACAACGAGCTCAAAAGACCAGTAATAGTCAACGCAAAGTTAGGTGGAACAGAGATTGAAAAACTGTTACAAGTGTTAAGAAAATACCCATCTGCGTTAGGATATAACATTGCCGATctaaaaggaataagtccttccatat ACAACATcatggaagtctttatggacgacttctctgtatgTGGGGAGGATTTTGAGGGATGCCTTTCAAATCTAGAAAAAGTATTGGACAGATGTGTACAAGTTAACCTCGTCCTAAACTGGGAgaagtgtcattttatggttaAACAAGGAATAGTACTCGGACATGTGGTCTCCGAAAGAGGGATTGAAGTCGATAAAGCAAAGATCGAAGTTATAGAGAACCTTTAA
- the LOC131636314 gene encoding uncharacterized protein LOC131636314, protein MEVQSSAAKRHYDITMSRRTRKQNEKPISKEVPTTKDVVSLETTLHEAKEGNNNNNDHKSLKQLIGGEEKETTMKCSSSDEGDNSKGRNSLGEHFSEEEKQLQLVRMQQKDNLQGLKFKKLVRRYAKVLGHLIKAKRDPHLGDAGKKPVFKLSG, encoded by the coding sequence ATGGAGGTTCAATCCTCGGCGGCGAAACGCCACTACGACATAACCATGTCAAGAAGAACAAGGAAGCAAAATGAGAAACCAATCTCAAAGGAAGTTCCAACAACAAAAGATGTCGTGTCTCTCGAAACCACCCTTCACGAGGCGAAAgaaggtaataataataataatgatcacaagagtttgaagcaaTTGATTggtggagaagagaaagagacaaCAATGAAGTGTAGTAGTAGTGATGAAGGAGATAATAGCAAAGGAAGAAACTCACTTGGAGAACATTTTTCTGAGGAAGAGAAACAACTTCAACTTGTTAGGATGCAACAAAAGGACAATCTTCAAGGTTTGAAGTTTAAGAAATTGGTTCGTCGTTATGCTAAAGTTTTGGGGCATTTAATTAAGGCTAAACGTGATCCTCATTTAGGTGATGCTGGCAAAAAACCTGTTTTCAAGTTATCAGGTTAA